A genomic stretch from Pseudomonas mendocina includes:
- a CDS encoding DUF4123 domain-containing protein: MSAPSGKGALLIDGARYEDAFAWLYQNFPDHQPLPLLQGTPYEPIADAGPILFDAPVGSSIYEAWRSGQSILGGVWLQSGAKASELSFILQRRLRIFTPERRELWLRLGDARPLYRAWQAEAQWPEGFWHKINAVWLKHESSVVQAWSNEYPDKDSAPANTGLTAQLMLDWPLLEALASQDDTTQDVNA, from the coding sequence ATGAGTGCTCCCAGCGGAAAAGGTGCGTTGCTGATTGATGGTGCCCGTTATGAGGACGCCTTCGCCTGGCTGTATCAGAACTTTCCGGATCATCAACCGCTCCCGTTATTGCAAGGCACGCCGTATGAACCCATCGCAGATGCAGGTCCTATTTTGTTTGATGCCCCAGTGGGCAGCTCTATTTACGAGGCGTGGCGAAGTGGGCAGAGCATTTTAGGTGGCGTGTGGTTGCAATCGGGTGCAAAGGCATCAGAGCTTTCGTTCATCTTGCAGCGGCGCTTACGTATTTTTACTCCGGAGCGTCGCGAGCTTTGGTTGCGTCTAGGAGATGCTCGCCCGCTTTACCGCGCTTGGCAGGCAGAGGCGCAGTGGCCGGAAGGTTTCTGGCACAAAATCAATGCTGTTTGGTTGAAGCACGAATCCAGTGTTGTACAGGCCTGGAGCAACGAATACCCAGACAAAGACAGCGCGCCCGCAAATACCGGATTAACGGCCCAACTGATGCTGGATTGGCCTCTGCTAGAGGCGTTGGCAAGTCAGGACGATACAACACAGGATGTGAACGCATGA
- the tssI gene encoding type VI secretion system tip protein TssI/VgrG: protein MFAPANQTHFSLTIEGVRHDLQVLAFTGREAISKPYEFDLELVSERPDLDLESLLHQRAFLQLSQNGNGIHGLIYRIAQGESGKRLTRYKLTLRPQLSYLAHRHNQRIYQFLTVEKIISQILEEHGIQSDAYQFILSSIYPEREYCVQYDESDLHFIQRLCEEEGIHYHFEHSSDGHKLVFGDDQSVFSQLPATAYQQDTGLVADEPVIKRFGVRMETRTSRVTRRDYDFEKPTFQLEAAVKGDAKPDLEDYDYPGRFIERERGKHLSQRALERHRHDYELATGESDQTTLISGHYLPLAEHPRDAWNDLWLLTEIHHEGKQPQVLEEATPSDVKSADGFQQGYRNRFYATPWAVPFRPTLEHPKPRILGSQSAVVTGPQGEEIHCDKYGRVKVQFHWDREGQANDKTSCWLRVSSAWAGDRYGAIAIPRIGMEVLVTFLEGDPDQPLITGCLHHAAHEVPYDLPANKTRSVFKTLSSPGGGGYNELRIEDKKGAEQIYIHAQRDWDENIEHDQKIRIGNERHDTVEANSYSEFKAEEHRTTHADRKSEIKANDHLIVGNNQHIKIGDSQLINAGQEIHLSSGQKVVMEAGSELTLKAAGSFIKLDASGITMVGPVIKVNSGGSPGVGSGAAPVPPGKVKPADADKAGMPLEALLKQNLVFRTTQSGVCEVCEAAKKAKAEGGV, encoded by the coding sequence ATGTTCGCCCCTGCCAACCAGACTCACTTCAGCCTCACCATCGAAGGCGTTCGGCACGACCTACAAGTGCTGGCCTTTACCGGGCGTGAAGCCATCAGCAAACCGTACGAGTTTGACTTGGAGCTGGTCAGCGAACGTCCCGACCTCGATTTGGAAAGCCTGCTGCATCAGCGCGCCTTCCTCCAACTCAGCCAGAACGGTAATGGCATTCACGGGCTGATCTACCGCATCGCCCAAGGTGAGTCCGGCAAACGCCTGACCCGCTACAAACTGACCCTGCGTCCGCAGCTCAGTTACCTGGCGCACCGCCATAACCAACGCATCTACCAGTTCCTGACGGTTGAAAAAATCATCAGTCAGATCCTCGAAGAGCACGGCATCCAGAGCGACGCCTACCAATTTATCCTCAGCTCGATTTACCCCGAGCGTGAGTACTGCGTGCAGTACGACGAAAGCGACCTGCACTTCATCCAGCGCCTGTGTGAAGAAGAAGGCATTCACTACCACTTCGAACACAGCAGCGACGGCCACAAACTGGTGTTTGGTGACGACCAGAGCGTGTTCAGCCAGCTGCCTGCAACCGCCTACCAGCAAGACACTGGCTTGGTCGCTGACGAGCCCGTCATCAAGCGTTTTGGCGTGCGAATGGAAACCCGCACCAGCCGGGTGACCCGCCGCGATTACGACTTTGAAAAACCAACCTTCCAGCTCGAAGCCGCCGTGAAAGGTGACGCTAAACCAGACCTGGAAGACTACGACTACCCCGGCCGTTTTATTGAGCGTGAACGAGGCAAACACCTCAGTCAACGCGCCCTTGAACGCCACCGCCACGACTACGAGCTGGCCACTGGTGAGAGTGACCAAACGACCCTGATTAGCGGCCACTACCTGCCGTTGGCAGAGCACCCGCGTGACGCGTGGAACGACCTCTGGCTGCTGACTGAAATCCACCACGAAGGCAAACAGCCACAAGTGCTGGAAGAAGCCACACCCAGCGATGTGAAAAGCGCTGATGGCTTCCAGCAGGGTTACCGCAACCGCTTCTACGCCACGCCGTGGGCCGTACCGTTCCGCCCGACCTTGGAACACCCGAAACCGCGCATCCTCGGCAGCCAAAGCGCCGTCGTCACCGGCCCGCAAGGCGAAGAAATTCACTGCGACAAATATGGCCGGGTCAAAGTGCAATTCCACTGGGACCGCGAAGGACAAGCCAACGACAAAACCAGCTGCTGGCTGCGCGTCTCCTCCGCTTGGGCGGGGGATCGCTACGGTGCAATCGCCATCCCACGCATCGGCATGGAAGTGCTTGTCACCTTCCTCGAAGGCGACCCCGACCAGCCACTGATCACCGGCTGCCTGCACCACGCCGCCCATGAAGTGCCCTACGACCTGCCTGCCAACAAAACCCGCAGCGTGTTCAAAACCCTCAGCTCACCGGGCGGTGGCGGCTACAACGAACTTCGCATCGAAGACAAAAAGGGTGCCGAACAAATCTATATCCACGCCCAGCGCGACTGGGATGAAAACATCGAGCACGACCAAAAAATCCGCATCGGCAACGAACGCCACGACACCGTCGAAGCCAACAGCTACAGCGAATTCAAAGCTGAAGAACACCGCACCACCCACGCGGATCGCAAAAGCGAAATCAAAGCCAACGACCACCTCATCGTCGGCAACAACCAGCACATCAAAATCGGCGACAGCCAACTGATCAACGCAGGCCAGGAGATTCATCTCTCCAGCGGCCAGAAAGTCGTTATGGAAGCTGGTAGCGAACTCACCCTCAAAGCCGCCGGCAGCTTTATCAAACTCGACGCCAGCGGCATCACTATGGTTGGGCCGGTGATTAAAGTGAACTCTGGTGGTTCGCCGGGTGTGGGATCGGGGGCAGCGCCGGTACCGCCGGGTAAGGTGAAGCCTGCGGATGCGGATAAGGCAGGCATGCCGCTGGAAGCATTGCTAAAACAGAACCTTGTTTTCCGCACCACCCAGTCTGGTGTCTGTGAAGTGTGTGAGGCGGCTAAAAAGGCTAAAGCTGAGGGTGGCGTATGA
- a CDS encoding Hcp family type VI secretion system effector: MPTPAYLSLEGTKQGLITAGTFTEDSVGNIFQEGHEDQILVQAFNHQVIIPRDPQSGQPTGQRVHKPLMITKVFDKSSPLIFNALTSGERLNKCRLEWYRTSSTGTQEHYFTIELEDAVIVDVQSRMPNCQDPNMSHFTHLEDVYFTYRKIVWTHEVSGTSGSDDWRTPISA; the protein is encoded by the coding sequence ATGCCAACACCAGCGTATCTGTCCCTCGAAGGCACCAAACAAGGTCTGATCACCGCAGGCACCTTCACCGAAGATTCCGTCGGCAACATTTTCCAGGAAGGTCATGAGGACCAGATTCTGGTTCAAGCATTCAACCACCAAGTTATCATCCCGCGTGATCCGCAGTCCGGCCAGCCGACTGGCCAGCGCGTACACAAGCCGCTGATGATCACCAAAGTATTCGACAAGTCCTCCCCGCTGATCTTCAACGCCCTGACCTCCGGTGAGCGTCTGAACAAGTGCCGTCTGGAGTGGTACCGCACTTCCTCCACCGGTACTCAAGAGCACTACTTCACCATCGAGCTGGAAGATGCCGTGATCGTTGACGTGCAGTCGCGCATGCCGAACTGCCAAGACCCGAACATGTCGCACTTCACTCACCTGGAAGACGTGTACTTCACCTACCGCAAAATCGTCTGGACCCACGAAGTATCCGGTACTTCCGGTTCTGACGACTGGCGTACTCCAATCTCCGCTTAA
- a CDS encoding TIGR00730 family Rossman fold protein translates to MRLCVFCGSNPGNDPVYLEGAKRLGRALAEEEIGLVYGGASVGLMGAVADAALEAGGEVIGVIPRSLWEKEVGHTGLNDLRVVDSMHQRKALMAELSDGFIAMPGGVGTLEELFEVWTWAQLGHHRKPCSLLNINGYYDQLGLFLNHMVNEAFVKPEHRTMLIVEKRIDSLIEAIRAYQPPQVSKWITATER, encoded by the coding sequence ATGCGTCTGTGTGTCTTTTGCGGTTCCAACCCCGGCAACGATCCAGTTTATCTGGAGGGTGCCAAACGACTGGGCCGGGCTCTGGCAGAAGAAGAAATCGGACTGGTTTACGGCGGCGCCTCGGTCGGCCTGATGGGGGCAGTCGCGGATGCGGCGCTGGAGGCTGGTGGTGAGGTGATCGGCGTCATTCCGCGCTCGCTATGGGAAAAGGAAGTCGGCCATACCGGCCTCAACGATTTGCGTGTGGTCGATTCCATGCACCAGCGCAAGGCCCTTATGGCTGAGCTTTCGGACGGTTTTATCGCCATGCCGGGCGGCGTCGGTACGCTGGAGGAGCTATTCGAAGTCTGGACCTGGGCGCAATTGGGCCACCACCGCAAACCCTGCTCGCTGCTCAACATCAACGGCTACTACGATCAGCTTGGCCTGTTCCTTAATCACATGGTCAACGAAGCCTTCGTCAAGCCAGAGCACCGCACCATGCTGATCGTGGAAAAGCGCATCGACTCTCTAATCGAAGCTATCCGTGCTTACCAGCCGCCGCAGGTCAGCAAGTGGATCACGGCGACTGAGCGTTAA